The following are from one region of the Myxocyprinus asiaticus isolate MX2 ecotype Aquarium Trade chromosome 2, UBuf_Myxa_2, whole genome shotgun sequence genome:
- the LOC127410576 gene encoding lysophospholipid acyltransferase LPCAT4-like: protein MMCDGHMSHPFVHEVSLTRVQRIQGIILGSVLFPVRITLATLFFLLAWPFARLRFAGLSESERAEPVQGWRRWFFHHIILFLSRAIFFSVGFLWIKVKGHLAGLKEAPVLAVAPHSSFLDMLVLCVTGLPTVVSRSENAKLPIIGALLEFNQSVLVSRKDPESRKKCVSRIRERLASNGRWPQMLMFPEGTTTNGHALIKFKPGAFLAGVPVQPVLLHYPNKLDTVRWTWKGMTWIEALWHTTSQLYTSVTVEFLPVYTPSQEEKQNSDLYAENVQKLMAKALGVPATDYVMEGSFPVRKLGNLSLPLESPAQETIRLLHQHGLGNARIETVMNGMIDSCHSGQSTMVTSDQLTALLGLSDKTAAVKICSLYSKDETVDLKRICLSVSAVSGFKSLESLLHTAFTWYDSDRDGLLSADDLSGLMGALMGVPQNDIAEIYSALTTRGRPTEASLRDLLMTHPIYCKVLSDYLHFDTFVTADGNHNSVLNGKANGSNNRIYNGYKKFD from the exons atgATGTGTGACGGACACATGTCCCATCCATTCGTCCATGAAGTGAGTTTAACAAGAGTTCAGCGGATTCAG ggAATCATTCTAGGCTCCGTTCTGTTTCCTGTTCGCATTACTCTCGCCACCCTCTTCTTCCTGCTCGCATGGCCCTTCGCTCGACTGCGATTTGCCGGCCTCTCGGAGTCTGAGCGGGCGGAGCCTGTGCAGGGGTGGCGTCGGTGGTTCTTCCATCACATCATCCTCTTCCTCAGCCGTGCAATCTTCTTCTCTGTGGGTTTCCTGTGGATTAAGGTCAAAGGGCATCTGGCGGGGCTAAAGGAAGCTCCTGTGTTGGCCGTGGCACCTCACAGCAGCTTCCTGGACATGCTGGTTCTGTGCGTGACGGGTCTGCCGACTGTTGTGTCCCGTTCAGAGAACGCCAAACTACCCATTATAGGAG CACTTTTGGAGTTCAATCAGTCAGTGTTAGTGAGTAGAAAAGATCCTGAATCCAGAAAGAAATGTGTGTCTCGGATCCGAGAGAGACTCGCATCTAACGGCCGCTGGCCTCAG ATGTTGATGTTTCCAGAAGGAACTACGACTAATGGACACGCTCTGATCAAATTCAAACCTG GTGCTTTTCTGGCTGGTGTTCCCGTTCAGCCCGTGTTGCTTCACTATCCTAATAAACTA GACACCGTTCGCTGGACTTGGAAAGGAATGACTTG GATTGAAGCTCTGTGGCACACGACCTCTCAACTCTACACCAGCGTTACTGTAGAG TTCCTGCCCGTCTACACACCATCACAGGAAGAGAAGCAGAACTCAGACTTGTATGCTGAGAACGTACAGAAACTCATGGCCAA AGCTCTGGGTGTTCCTGCTACAGATTATGTGATGGAGGGTAGTTTTCCTGTTCGAAAGCTCGGAAACCTCTCACTTCCACTGGAATCGCCAGCTCAAGAGACCATCCGACTGCTCCACCAgcacgg TCTTGGTAACGCTCGCATAGAAACAGTGATGAACGGCATGATTGACAGCTGTCATTCAGGGCAAAGCACTATGGTAACATCAGATCAGCTGACAGCTCTTTTGGGACTCTCTGACAAAACGGCGGCAGTAAAGATCTGCTCGCTCTACTCAAAG GATGAGACAGTGGATTTGAAACGGATTTGTTTGAGTGTGTCTGCTGTATCTGGATTTAAAAGTCTGGAGTCACTCTTACACACTGCATTCACG TGGTACGACAGTGACCGCGATGGATTGCTGAGCGCAGACGATCTGTCTGGCCTGATGGGGGCGCTAATGGGCGTTCCTCAGAATGATATTGCGGAGATTTACTCTGCGCTGACCACCAGGGGGCGACCTACAGAAG CTTCACTCCGAGACTTATTGATGACGCATCCAATCTATTGTAAAGTTCTTTCCGATTATCTTCACTTCGATACGTTTGTGACAGCTGATGGAAATCACAACAGCGTTCTAAATGGGAAAGCCAACGGCAGCAACAACAGAATTTATAACGGTTATAAGAAGTTTGACTAA
- the LOC127410871 gene encoding ER membrane protein complex subunit 4, with the protein MASTSGQGGGALSTRGGATTKRMKWALELSLGNSRNRGDRQSKEGDVMYPVGYSDKPVPDTSVQEADRNLVEKRCWDVALGPLKQIPMNLFIMYMSGNTISIFPIMMVCMMAWRPIQALMSMSATFKLLESSSQQWLQGLVYLIGNLLGSALAIYKCQSMGLLPTHSSDWLAFIEPPQRMEIMGGGMVM; encoded by the exons ATGGCATCAACGAGCGGTCAGGGGGGCGGAGCTCTGTCCACGAGAGGCGGAGCTACAACCAAGAGAATGAAATGGGCTTTAGAACTGAGTCTAGGCAACAGCAG GAATCGTGGTGACCGGCAGAGTAAAGAAGGTGATGTCATGTATCCTGTGGGATATTCAGATAAACCCGTCCCGGACACGAGCGTACAGGAGGCCGACCGAAACCTGGTAGAGAAG AGATGTTGGGACGTGGCTTTAGGACCGCTGAAGCAGATCCCCATGAACCTGTTCATCATGTATATGTCTGGAAACACCATCTCCATCTTCCCCATCATGATGGTGTGTATGATGGCCTGGAGACCCATTCAAGCGCTCATGTCCATGTCAGCCA CGTTCAAGTTGTTGGAGAGCTCCAGTCAGCAGTGGCTGCAGGGTTTGGTTTACCTCATCGGTAACCTGCTCGGATCGGCATTGGCCATATACAAGTGTCAATCCATGGGGCTCCTCCCAACACActcatctgattggctggctttcaTTGAACCACCACAG AGAATGGAGATCATGGGTGGAGGAATGGTcatgtga